The Alphaproteobacteria bacterium genome contains a region encoding:
- a CDS encoding cytochrome c — MSASAAGEEAFTPAQVRLGAEIFERNCAPCHGPRMQDPESAFDLRKFPRNQHDRFINSVTRGKNQMPPWGDMLKADEIEALWAYVMIGER; from the coding sequence GTGAGCGCGTCCGCCGCGGGCGAGGAAGCATTTACGCCCGCGCAGGTGCGGCTCGGCGCGGAGATTTTCGAGCGCAACTGCGCACCCTGCCATGGTCCGCGCATGCAGGATCCGGAAAGCGCGTTCGATCTGCGCAAATTCCCGCGCAATCAGCATGATCGCTTCATCAACTCGGTGACGCGCGGCAAGAACCAGATGCCGCCCTGGGGCGACATGCTGAAAGCCGACGAGATCGAGGCGCTGTGGGCCTATGTGATGATAGGTGAGCGTTGA
- a CDS encoding aldo/keto reductase: protein MQSVEAHGARIPIVGFGSMRLKEDAGREAILSAIRNGYRHIDTAAFYGNEKEVGDAIKASGAKREDIFLTTKVRDNNLKADDFARSLDNSLKLLGLPQIDLLLIHWPNPQVPHAESIGALNKAKRDGLTKHIGVCNYTVALLKEAHAVTKEPLVTNQIEVHPFLDQAKVIEASRGYGMAITAYCPIARGRVPGNPVLERIGQAHGKTASQVSLRWLTQQGIIVIPGSGKPERQKENLDVLDFSLSPAEMSEIATLKKPDGRVVNPPQAPKWDV from the coding sequence ATGCAATCCGTCGAGGCGCATGGGGCGCGCATCCCGATCGTTGGCTTCGGTTCGATGCGGCTGAAAGAGGACGCCGGGCGTGAGGCAATTCTTTCGGCGATCAGGAACGGCTATCGCCACATCGACACGGCGGCCTTCTATGGCAACGAGAAAGAGGTCGGCGACGCCATCAAGGCGTCCGGCGCGAAGCGCGAGGACATCTTTCTCACCACCAAGGTGCGCGACAACAACCTCAAGGCCGACGACTTCGCCCGCTCGCTCGACAACAGCCTGAAGCTGCTCGGCCTCCCGCAGATCGACCTGCTGCTCATTCATTGGCCGAACCCGCAAGTGCCGCACGCGGAAAGCATCGGCGCCTTGAACAAGGCCAAGCGCGACGGGCTCACCAAGCACATCGGCGTGTGCAACTACACGGTCGCGCTGTTGAAAGAAGCGCACGCGGTGACCAAGGAGCCGCTCGTCACCAACCAGATCGAGGTGCATCCGTTTCTCGATCAGGCCAAGGTGATCGAGGCGTCGCGCGGCTACGGCATGGCGATCACCGCCTACTGCCCGATTGCGCGCGGCCGCGTTCCCGGCAATCCGGTGCTGGAGCGCATCGGCCAGGCGCACGGCAAGACCGCGAGCCAGGTCTCGCTGCGCTGGCTCACCCAGCAGGGCATCATCGTCATTCCGGGCTCGGGCAAGCCGGAGCGGCAGAAGGAGAACCTGGACGTGCTCGATTTCTCGCTCAGCCCAGCCGAGATGAGCGAGATCGCAACACTGAAGAAACCGGATGGCCGTGTGGTCAATCCGCCGCAAGCGCCGAAGTGGGACGTGTGA
- a CDS encoding aldo/keto reductase produces the protein MQTVESSGAKIPVLGLGTWQLNGSVGSRITEQALKLGYRHLDCALIYGNEKEVGEGLHASGVKREDVFITTKVPHTELAPRNLERAVKQSLANLRVSDVNLLLIHWPNPQVPLAETMGAMAKMKKEGYTRHIGVSNFTVKLIEEAVKLSSEPIVTNQIEWHPYLDEEKVRAACARHGISVTAYCPIARGRASGDEVMTRIGKKHGKTAGQVSLRWLVQKGAIVIPRTSKVERLTENMSIFDFALTPQEMAEVDALAKPAGRVVSVGWAPSWD, from the coding sequence ATGCAGACTGTGGAATCAAGCGGCGCGAAAATTCCGGTTCTTGGTCTCGGCACCTGGCAGCTCAACGGGAGCGTCGGCTCGCGTATCACCGAGCAGGCGCTCAAGCTCGGCTACCGGCATCTCGACTGCGCGCTGATCTACGGCAACGAGAAGGAAGTAGGGGAGGGGCTGCACGCGTCGGGCGTGAAGCGCGAGGATGTGTTCATCACCACCAAGGTGCCGCATACCGAGCTTGCGCCGCGTAATCTCGAACGCGCCGTGAAGCAGAGCCTTGCCAACCTGCGCGTCTCGGACGTCAACCTGCTGCTGATCCACTGGCCGAATCCGCAGGTCCCGCTCGCCGAGACCATGGGTGCTATGGCGAAGATGAAAAAGGAGGGCTACACCCGGCACATCGGCGTTTCGAATTTCACCGTGAAGCTGATCGAGGAAGCGGTGAAGCTCTCGTCCGAGCCGATCGTCACCAACCAGATCGAGTGGCACCCTTATCTCGACGAGGAAAAGGTGCGTGCCGCGTGCGCCAGGCACGGCATCTCGGTGACGGCCTATTGTCCGATCGCGCGCGGCCGTGCCAGCGGCGACGAGGTGATGACGCGCATCGGCAAGAAGCACGGCAAGACGGCGGGGCAGGTGTCGCTGCGCTGGCTCGTGCAGAAGGGCGCCATCGTCATTCCGCGCACCTCGAAGGTCGAGCGCCTCACCGAGAACATGTCGATCTTCGATTTCGCGCTGACGCCGCAGGAGATGGCCGAGGTCGATGCGCTGGCGAAGCCCGCCGGCCGTGTGGTCAGCGTCGGCTGGGCGCCGAGCTGGGACTGA
- a CDS encoding DMT family transporter gives MTLPRAAALALCSAGVLVILRPGMDSFQPATLLVVFGSLLFATTATITKKLVETETTFSIMFWMNLMQFPLNLAGSDPMFIFRIDTSMILPLIGVAVAGLSIHYCLTNAFRYGDAMIVIPMDFLRVPLLALIGWMLYGEHLDAFVFTGAVLIIAGVLWNVRAEAQRDARPRPISARSAIQPAE, from the coding sequence ATGACGCTGCCGCGCGCCGCCGCATTGGCGCTCTGTTCGGCAGGCGTGCTGGTGATCCTGCGCCCGGGGATGGATTCGTTTCAGCCGGCCACGCTGCTGGTCGTATTCGGCTCGCTCCTGTTTGCAACCACCGCGACCATTACCAAAAAGCTGGTCGAGACCGAGACCACGTTTTCCATCATGTTCTGGATGAACCTGATGCAATTCCCGCTCAACCTTGCGGGCAGCGACCCTATGTTCATCTTCCGGATCGACACCTCGATGATCTTGCCGCTCATTGGCGTGGCGGTGGCGGGGCTCTCGATCCACTACTGCCTGACCAACGCGTTCCGCTACGGCGATGCGATGATCGTCATTCCGATGGATTTCCTGCGCGTGCCGCTCCTCGCATTGATCGGCTGGATGCTGTACGGCGAGCATCTCGACGCCTTCGTATTCACCGGTGCCGTGCTGATCATTGCGGGCGTGCTCTGGAATGTGCGCGCGGAAGCGCAGCGGGACGCGCGCCCCAGGCCAATCTCCGCGCGATCCGCGATTCAACCCGCCGAATAA
- a CDS encoding DUF6065 family protein, with translation MDQISPDTPLVKFYRFLPGARAPERADRSAAGSMPMRAFRYCEPVRTASALGWYVFPPMSFRLMWDGANDVVWNYENSDEWYSLNVVQFPNFAQHFDSVVPPEIKGYSPPFLGAVKDPAGLMLWSGFVARTAPGWSLLVRPPANLTRSLGYESYEGIIEADRWFGPLFVNLKLTRPNVPIEFDANYPFLQVQPVHRSVYGDALDNFNIVERIEDLTPSDWDDFHQTVSKPMADPHRQRGEYAVQSRKRRQEEDTGS, from the coding sequence ATGGATCAGATTTCGCCCGACACCCCACTGGTCAAATTCTACCGGTTCCTGCCGGGCGCTCGCGCGCCGGAACGCGCGGATCGCTCGGCTGCAGGCTCGATGCCGATGCGCGCCTTCCGGTACTGCGAACCGGTGCGCACGGCGTCAGCACTCGGCTGGTATGTCTTTCCGCCGATGAGCTTCAGGCTCATGTGGGACGGTGCCAATGATGTCGTCTGGAATTACGAGAACAGCGACGAATGGTATTCGCTCAATGTCGTCCAGTTTCCCAACTTCGCGCAGCATTTTGACAGCGTTGTGCCGCCAGAAATCAAAGGCTACTCCCCTCCGTTCCTGGGAGCCGTCAAGGATCCTGCCGGCCTGATGCTGTGGAGCGGCTTCGTTGCGCGCACCGCACCAGGCTGGAGCCTGCTGGTCCGCCCGCCCGCCAACCTCACCCGCAGCCTTGGATATGAGAGCTACGAGGGCATCATCGAAGCCGACCGATGGTTTGGACCGCTTTTCGTCAATCTCAAGCTGACCCGGCCCAACGTGCCGATCGAGTTCGACGCCAACTATCCGTTCCTTCAGGTTCAGCCGGTGCATCGCAGTGTGTACGGCGATGCACTCGACAACTTCAATATTGTCGAGCGCATCGAAGATCTGACGCCATCCGACTGGGATGACTTCCATCAGACCGTATCAAAGCCGATGGCGGACCCGCACCGCCAGCGCGGCGAATATGCGGTCCAGTCCCGCAAGCGCCGGCAGGAAGAGGATACCGGCTCGTAG
- a CDS encoding BTAD domain-containing putative transcriptional regulator: MQKRVSPAELGQVIPFGTTAAPGRETESSRAIARIHILGPMRATSYLGKDILPVGRKARAILGCLCLAGGRRLARSRLAAMLWDRVPEFQARASFRQSYRELVVALGPLAKDLISADREMVSLNAGACWIDALAVLSPDAGAHRSELAAHLTGELLEELDGIAVAFDHWLLGERTRFVERRRALLEAELDQAHGEHADARARADIARRLIVFDPTHEGASRILMRALADMGERPQALREFARCRDALKLTLDIEPSPETFALYEAIRSFGGRDEKDQTPVEPTPPRKRTKTAAPAVTRNRPRVGVLPFLAARSPRDEDIALSMSQEIAAALARFRWFDVIAPVALKRRDGATSLSDDVLRPNELDFVLDGALTSSAEKYQISVRLLDLTQYATPVWNDRFELRVDELHKLDEVVTAKIVARIDPVILYIEGQPKRGEKHGATGLLLRAIPLFYRMDRTSYEECGRLIDEALKIDPENSMVLGWAAFWRIARVGQGLTRDVETTFQMAEDLALRALKSDPENAEAMGYYAHSCSWKKDFSGALHWFDRALRLNPNLPVVWALSAVAHCYTGDYEEALRRMDRYRELAPFDPYFGFYETIDAIAHLMGRNYTTAVAIGRRVAKANPGFVNASKPLIAALGHLGKADEAKPFIEKLLEIEPHFTVKSHGETYPFATDYDRLHYMEGLRLAGVPEG; the protein is encoded by the coding sequence ATGCAGAAGCGAGTTTCTCCCGCGGAACTGGGTCAGGTCATCCCGTTTGGCACCACAGCGGCGCCCGGCCGCGAAACCGAGTCGTCCCGTGCGATCGCGCGGATCCACATTCTCGGGCCTATGCGCGCGACCTCGTATCTCGGGAAGGACATTCTGCCGGTCGGACGCAAGGCGCGGGCGATCCTTGGCTGCCTCTGTCTTGCGGGAGGTCGGCGCCTGGCGCGCAGCCGGCTCGCCGCGATGCTCTGGGACCGCGTTCCCGAGTTCCAGGCGCGTGCCAGCTTCCGCCAGTCATACCGGGAGCTTGTCGTCGCCTTGGGTCCGCTCGCGAAGGATCTGATTTCAGCGGACCGCGAGATGGTTTCACTCAACGCGGGGGCCTGCTGGATCGACGCGCTTGCGGTTCTGTCGCCAGACGCGGGGGCGCACCGCAGCGAGCTCGCCGCGCATCTGACTGGCGAATTGCTCGAGGAACTCGACGGCATCGCGGTTGCCTTCGACCACTGGCTGCTCGGCGAGCGGACCCGTTTTGTCGAGCGGCGCCGCGCGCTACTCGAAGCTGAACTCGATCAGGCGCACGGCGAGCACGCGGACGCCCGCGCGCGTGCCGATATCGCGCGCCGCCTGATCGTGTTCGATCCGACCCACGAAGGCGCCTCGCGCATCCTCATGCGGGCGCTTGCCGACATGGGCGAGCGGCCGCAGGCCCTGCGCGAGTTCGCACGCTGCCGCGACGCGCTAAAGCTGACCCTGGATATCGAACCTTCGCCTGAGACGTTTGCCCTCTATGAGGCGATCCGCAGCTTCGGCGGGCGCGACGAGAAGGACCAGACGCCGGTCGAACCGACGCCTCCGCGCAAGCGCACGAAGACAGCCGCGCCGGCCGTAACCCGCAATCGCCCGCGCGTCGGCGTACTGCCGTTTCTCGCGGCCCGTTCGCCCCGCGACGAGGACATTGCGCTGTCGATGAGCCAGGAGATCGCTGCCGCGTTGGCGCGATTCCGCTGGTTTGATGTGATCGCGCCGGTTGCCTTGAAGCGCCGCGACGGCGCCACGTCGCTCAGCGACGATGTGCTGCGGCCGAACGAGCTCGACTTCGTGCTGGACGGCGCACTCACCAGCAGCGCCGAGAAGTATCAGATCAGCGTACGGCTCCTTGACCTCACTCAGTATGCGACGCCGGTTTGGAACGACCGGTTCGAGCTGCGGGTCGATGAGCTGCACAAGCTCGACGAGGTCGTGACCGCCAAGATCGTCGCACGCATCGATCCGGTGATTCTCTACATCGAGGGGCAGCCGAAGCGCGGCGAGAAACATGGGGCAACCGGCTTGCTGCTGCGTGCGATTCCCCTGTTCTACCGCATGGACCGGACGAGTTACGAGGAATGCGGCCGGCTGATCGACGAAGCGCTGAAGATCGATCCGGAAAACTCGATGGTGCTCGGTTGGGCCGCCTTCTGGCGCATCGCCCGCGTCGGACAAGGCTTGACCCGGGACGTCGAAACGACCTTCCAGATGGCGGAAGATCTCGCGCTCAGGGCGCTGAAATCGGATCCCGAGAATGCCGAGGCGATGGGCTACTACGCGCACAGCTGCTCGTGGAAAAAGGACTTCTCCGGGGCGCTGCACTGGTTCGATCGTGCGCTGCGACTCAATCCGAACCTGCCGGTGGTGTGGGCGCTGAGCGCCGTTGCGCATTGCTATACCGGAGATTACGAGGAAGCGCTGCGACGCATGGATCGCTATCGCGAGCTGGCGCCGTTCGATCCGTATTTCGGGTTCTACGAGACGATCGATGCGATCGCACATCTGATGGGCCGCAACTATACAACCGCCGTCGCGATCGGACGGCGCGTCGCCAAGGCCAACCCCGGCTTCGTCAATGCCTCCAAGCCGCTGATCGCGGCGCTCGGCCACCTCGGCAAAGCCGACGAAGCGAAGCCCTTCATCGAAAAGCTCCTCGAGATCGAGCCGCACTTCACGGTGAAGAGCCACGGCGAAACCTATCCGTTTGCGACCGACTACGACCGGCTGCATTACATGGAAGGCCTGCGCCTCGCCGGCGTGCCCGAGGGCTAG
- a CDS encoding ribonuclease activity regulator RraA, protein MSLSPDVIAKLEKVTTATITTMLLKKGIRHCWMRGAMPFAHAEGKRLVGPAFTLRFVPVREDLATPASWGKPISTRAAIEAMPQGCIAVADAMGVTTAGIFGDILCMRMMRRGVTALVTDGVVRDKAGVVATGLPVWCQGTAAPASVNGLTFVGWQEPIACGGVAVFPDDVIVADDDGVVLIPQDLLGFVAEEGEEHERYETWVVSEVERGVPLPGLYPPNDEAKARYEAWKKK, encoded by the coding sequence GTGAGTCTTTCGCCCGACGTCATTGCCAAACTCGAGAAGGTCACGACCGCCACCATCACGACGATGCTGCTGAAGAAAGGCATCCGGCATTGCTGGATGCGCGGCGCGATGCCGTTTGCGCATGCCGAAGGCAAGCGGCTGGTCGGGCCGGCGTTCACGCTGCGCTTCGTGCCGGTGCGCGAGGACCTCGCGACACCCGCGAGCTGGGGCAAGCCGATCTCCACGCGCGCCGCGATCGAGGCAATGCCGCAGGGCTGCATCGCGGTCGCCGACGCGATGGGCGTGACCACCGCCGGCATCTTCGGCGACATTTTGTGCATGCGCATGATGCGGCGCGGTGTCACCGCGCTCGTCACCGACGGCGTGGTGCGCGACAAGGCTGGCGTGGTCGCGACCGGCCTGCCGGTCTGGTGCCAGGGCACGGCGGCGCCGGCCTCCGTCAACGGGCTCACCTTTGTGGGCTGGCAGGAGCCGATCGCCTGCGGCGGTGTTGCGGTGTTTCCGGACGATGTGATCGTGGCAGACGATGACGGCGTGGTGCTGATCCCGCAGGACCTCCTCGGCTTCGTCGCCGAGGAGGGCGAAGAACATGAACGCTACGAGACCTGGGTGGTCAGCGAGGTCGAGCGCGGCGTGCCGCTGCCCGGGCTCTACCCGCCGAACGACGAGGCCAAGGCGCGCTATGAGGCGTGGAAGAAGAAATAG
- a CDS encoding YdcF family protein, producing the protein MFFVLAKILGFFALPSNVLISLGILGVLLMATRFKRAGWRLAVASLVLIAIAGLSPLGNALILPLEERFPAYDFSGDASRGAPYGIISLGGALDTVVSPARGEVALNEAAERMTAVAELARRYPQARIVFSGGSGRIIYDGVTEASLAARLFESFGIAKDRITLEDQSRDTLENASFTKALVQPRPGERWLLVTSAHHMPRSVALFRAAGFPVEAFPVDYRTRGAIDLLRPFSPLSDGLRRTDTAMREWVGLVVYRLTGRTAELFPAP; encoded by the coding sequence ATGTTCTTCGTCCTCGCGAAAATCCTCGGCTTTTTCGCGCTTCCCTCCAACGTCCTGATCTCGCTCGGCATCCTCGGCGTCCTGCTGATGGCAACGCGCTTCAAGCGCGCCGGATGGCGGCTTGCGGTCGCGAGCCTCGTTCTCATCGCGATCGCCGGGCTGTCGCCGCTCGGCAATGCGCTGATCCTGCCGCTCGAGGAGCGCTTCCCGGCTTATGACTTTTCTGGGGATGCTTCGCGCGGGGCGCCGTACGGCATCATTTCTCTCGGAGGGGCGCTCGACACCGTCGTGTCGCCGGCGCGCGGCGAGGTCGCGCTCAACGAGGCAGCCGAGCGCATGACCGCCGTCGCCGAGCTTGCCCGGCGCTATCCGCAAGCGCGCATCGTTTTCTCGGGCGGCTCGGGCCGCATCATCTACGACGGCGTGACGGAGGCTTCGCTTGCCGCGCGCCTGTTCGAGAGCTTCGGGATTGCGAAGGACCGCATCACACTCGAAGACCAGTCGCGCGACACGCTCGAGAACGCGAGCTTCACCAAGGCGCTGGTGCAGCCCAGGCCGGGCGAACGCTGGCTGCTGGTCACCTCGGCCCATCACATGCCGCGCTCCGTCGCGCTGTTCCGCGCGGCGGGATTTCCCGTCGAGGCGTTTCCGGTCGACTACCGCACGCGCGGCGCGATCGATCTGCTGCGCCCGTTCTCGCCGCTCAGCGACGGCCTGCGCCGCACCGACACCGCCATGCGCGAATGGGTTGGGCTGGTGGTCTACCGGCTCACGGGGCGGACGGCGGAGTTGTTTCCGGCGCCCTGA